Below is a window of Shewanella khirikhana DNA.
CTGGCGCGAATGCCATCGGCCAGTGCTGAGGTTGAGAACAGCACACTGCCCAGCAGGGCAGAAGTCAGCAGTGTTGAGTGTTTCATGCTTGCTTGTCCTTAATGTGGTTGTTATCAGGTGTTGTTGTTTTATTTGTTGTAGTTGTTATAAAAATGTAACGATTGGCAGTGTAAGTCTTTTGTCTGTCTGCTGGCAATAGCTATTTTGGTGTTTTTGCCAATCACGGGATAAATCGACTTTGGAGGGGCTGTTTTTATAGGCCTTCATGCTGTAAAGCTGCGGCTTGCCGGGGGTGTAAATACCGTAATTCAGGCCATAAAAAAGCCCGCACAAGGCGGGCTTTTGGCAAGGCAAAGGACTAGAGACGATAGCTCATGCTGAGCATGATCAGGTGGGCGTTATAGTCATGGTTCATGGGGCCGAAGCTGACCAGGTTCCAAATGCCGTCCACCGCGATGTCGTTGGCAACATCGTTGTCTTTGTAGTTCTCCATCCGATAATCGAGGCGTACTGCCATGCGCTCGGTGGCCTGATACTGCGCATACAGATTCAGGTTATGTACCTTGGCATAGTAGTCGCCATAGTCGCCGGTGATGCCCTGACGCACCTGGGTGCTGCTGGAGGAGTCTGAGTAGCTGTAGTCCAGGCCCAGTTTCAGGCGGCTGTCCATCAGTTCATTCCAGGCAAGCCCAATGCCATAAACATCCACCTTGTCTTCGATATCGGAGAACCAGTTGGCATTGCCAAAGTTGCTGCTGCCAGCCTGGGCCGAATCTATGGTCTGGTGGTTGTAGAAGCTGCTCAGCAGCAGCTTGTCAGTCAGCTGCCAGCTGAGGCTTGCATCGTACCCCAGATCTTTAGACTCGGTCAGACCCACTTCGGTGGCATCGTAATCGTCCAGTGCGTAGCGCACGCCAAAGTCGAGGCTCAGGCTATCGAGCGGCATGTGGGTGACACGCATTTCAGCCTGGGTGCGGTTACGGTCGGCCAGATAGTACTTGCGCAGCAAGGGGTTATTCTCAGAAGAGGTCCACTCGCTGGCCTGATACTCGCTGCCGCCACGTTTGCCGTAGCTGCCTTTCACGGCGATATCCCAGTGCTCGAAGCTATTGAGGCGCAGACGGGCCCAACCTGTGGTCTCATCGGTGGACTCGCGGTCCTGATAGCTGCGCTCATCGACACGGTAGTCCAGACCACCATCGAGCTTGATGCCGCGGCTGATGCGGTAATCGGCACCGGCCTTGAATCTGTGGCTGGTGTGGTCATACGGTGTGTTGTAGGCCACTTTGCCGGACACATTGCTGATGCTGATTTGAGTCCATTCTTCGACCTGGGTCTTGTTGTCGCGATCGTTATAGTCATAGCTGCCGGACAGACGCAGATCTTTGCTGACGCGGCTGGATGCCTTCAGGCTCATGCCGATGATGTCCACCTTGGCGTCCACCGCTTCCACCGGCAGGGCATAGCCATAACCTGTGGTAACCAGTGGCTCATCCTGGCTCATCTGGCCTGCCATCAGGCGTCCGGTCAGCTGGCTGGTGCCGTCATTGAACAGCCCCTGCAGTGAGACCGTGTGAGCCTGGTTGTCGGGATCCAGCGCCATAGCTCCGCTTCTTGCCGCCCCAAAGGTGGGGTGGAAGGGGTTATCAAAGCTCAGTTCGCTGTAACCATTTGAGAAACGGCTGCCGTTGTACACCAGCGCCAGGAAACCATGGTCGCCCTTTACCTTCACGCCGGCTTCCAGGGTGTCTGTGGTGTAATCCACAGGCTCTGGCAACATGATGGACTGATTGAAGAAGCTGCCGGAGGCGGTTTTGATGCCGGTTTTTTCTTCGCGCTGATAGTTCACATAGGTGGCAAAGGCCGATTCGCTTTGATATTCAAATCCCAGACCGGCACGCTCGCGCTTGAGTGACAGCTCGAACGGACTGGCGCCGCTAAGGCCGCTCATGCCATCGCTGGAGCCGGAATACACCCAATCACCAGGTAGTGTGAGATTGCCTGAGCCTATGCCCTGGAAGGGGCTGACTACGGTATCTGAGTCATAGGTCTTGATGCTGCGATAGTCCAGGCTGATGTTGTAGCTGCCTGGGCGACCGGTTTTCAGGCTGGCGCGGCCATTGTCCATGCCGAGGTTTTCGGCGCTGAACTCGGTGCGATAGCCAGACTCGGTGACGTTGCGTACATCGGCATCGAGCTTGTAAGGCACTTCTTCATCGCTGCCAAAGCTGTTGGCCGAGCGGATATCGTCACTGTCCTGATAGCCAACGCCTACACCAGCTGTGCCATTGGTGCCGGTTTCCAGGGCGCAGCCCTTACACACCCAGGCGTCGTATTTCACCTTGTCGGTATTGGCGTTTTGCAGGCTGTAGCCGCCCGCCAGTGCGGGGGCTGAGGCTGCCAGCAGCGCCAGGGTGATCATATTGAGTTGAAATCTCATGATGGCGCCTCCTTAACGTTGCAGCAACTTGCCGGATGGATGGTTGGAGCCATGCACCTGACTGTGACAGTTCAGACAGCTTCTGCCGCCGGTGAAGGCGTTATCGCCCATTTCGCTGCCCATGCCGGTATTGCCCAGATAGGCGCGGCTGGCATGGCCGTCGGCGGCGTGACATTGCTGACACAGCGCCGGTGCGCGGGTCTTCAACATAGCGTCGTTAGCTGAGCCGTGAGGATTGTGGCAAGAGGCACAATTCTCAGTGACGGGCGCATGCTCCCACAGTTTTGGGCCGCGTTTCTCCGAGTGGCAGGCGTAACAGGTTTCGTTGACACTGGGTTTTACCAGCCCGGCATCACCCATGCTGCCATGGGGATTGTGGCAGTCGCTGCACACCATCTGGGCCCACTTCAGCGGATGGCTTGAGCGTTTGTTCAGCTCAGTCTTCTGCTTGGTGTGACAACTGGTGCACACTTCCATTTCGGTGTTTTTCGACAGCACTGGATCCTTGGCGGTGTGCACGCTGTGGCAGCTGGCGCAGGACACATCGGCGTTGTCGTGGTGACCACCATTCCAGGCCATGCGCTTGTCGTCCTGGTGGCACGACAGACACACGCTGTTTTGCTTCTCAGCGCTCAGGGTAGAGTCCTTGCCGAAGGTGATCATCGGCTCGTTACCGCCCTTGTTGTGGCTGCCCATGGGGCCGTGGCAGGATTCGCACTGCAGCCCAGCCATGGGGCTCTTGCTGGAGTCGATGGCGCCGTGGACACCCTTGAAGAGGTCCATGACTTTTTCTGACTTCTTGTGACA
It encodes the following:
- a CDS encoding MtrB/PioB family decaheme-associated outer membrane protein, yielding MRFQLNMITLALLAASAPALAGGYSLQNANTDKVKYDAWVCKGCALETGTNGTAGVGVGYQDSDDIRSANSFGSDEEVPYKLDADVRNVTESGYRTEFSAENLGMDNGRASLKTGRPGSYNISLDYRSIKTYDSDTVVSPFQGIGSGNLTLPGDWVYSGSSDGMSGLSGASPFELSLKRERAGLGFEYQSESAFATYVNYQREEKTGIKTASGSFFNQSIMLPEPVDYTTDTLEAGVKVKGDHGFLALVYNGSRFSNGYSELSFDNPFHPTFGAARSGAMALDPDNQAHTVSLQGLFNDGTSQLTGRLMAGQMSQDEPLVTTGYGYALPVEAVDAKVDIIGMSLKASSRVSKDLRLSGSYDYNDRDNKTQVEEWTQISISNVSGKVAYNTPYDHTSHRFKAGADYRISRGIKLDGGLDYRVDERSYQDRESTDETTGWARLRLNSFEHWDIAVKGSYGKRGGSEYQASEWTSSENNPLLRKYYLADRNRTQAEMRVTHMPLDSLSLDFGVRYALDDYDATEVGLTESKDLGYDASLSWQLTDKLLLSSFYNHQTIDSAQAGSSNFGNANWFSDIEDKVDVYGIGLAWNELMDSRLKLGLDYSYSDSSSSTQVRQGITGDYGDYYAKVHNLNLYAQYQATERMAVRLDYRMENYKDNDVANDIAVDGIWNLVSFGPMNHDYNAHLIMLSMSYRL
- a CDS encoding DmsE family decaheme c-type cytochrome: MHAPAHASKWDAKMTPEEVEATLDKKFAEGNYSPKGADSCLMCHKKSEKVMDLFKGVHGAIDSSKSPMAGLQCESCHGPMGSHNKGGNEPMITFGKDSTLSAEKQNSVCLSCHQDDKRMAWNGGHHDNADVSCASCHSVHTAKDPVLSKNTEMEVCTSCHTKQKTELNKRSSHPLKWAQMVCSDCHNPHGSMGDAGLVKPSVNETCYACHSEKRGPKLWEHAPVTENCASCHNPHGSANDAMLKTRAPALCQQCHAADGHASRAYLGNTGMGSEMGDNAFTGGRSCLNCHSQVHGSNHPSGKLLQR